One genomic segment of Sminthopsis crassicaudata isolate SCR6 chromosome 2, ASM4859323v1, whole genome shotgun sequence includes these proteins:
- the LOC141553004 gene encoding olfactory receptor 13A1-like, translated as MNNQTFVTEFILKGITDIPQLQILFFVLFLFLFIVALIGNFLIGAAISLNSGLHTPMYFFLVNLALLDVICTCTTVPKLLQILGEEDKTISFGGCMTQLYFLTWSVAAELLLFTAMAYDRYVAICQPLHYSKMMNREVCVSLAVAVWGISACGATTNTSLLLRLSFCGPNAIDHFLCEIPSLLPLSCSSTYVNDIMTTVADIFFAVLNFLLTMISYGFIIFSIMAIQSTEGKKRAFATCSSHLIVVTMYYSTVIYVYLSPGSSYCPDTGKIMAVLYSTVSPSLNPLIYTLRNKDVKKALRKLFIFFKRK; from the coding sequence ATGAATAATCAGACTTTTGTGACAGAATTCATCCTAAAGGGAATCACAGACATCCCTCAGTTGCAGATtctattttttgtcctttttctgtTCCTCTTCATAGTGGCTCTTATTGGAAATTTTCTCATCGGGGCTGCTATCAGCCTGAATTCTGGGCTTCACACCCCAATGTATTTCTTCCTAGTCAACTTGGCTTTGTTGGATGTCATCTGCACATGCACTACTGTGCCCAAGCTCTTACAGATTCTGGGGGAAGAAGACAAGACCATTTCTTTCGGGGGCTGTATGACTCAGTTGTACTTCCTGACTTGGTCTGTGGCTGCAGAACTCTTGCTCTTCACAGCCATGGCTTATGATCGGTATGTAGCAATCTGCCAGCCTCTGCATTACAGCAAGATGATGAATAGGGAAGTTTGTGTCTCCTTGGCTGTGGCTGTGTGGGGGATCAGTGCATGTGGTGCCACAACAAATACCAGTCTCTTGTTGAGGCTGTCATTCTGTGGTCCCAATGCAATCGATCATTTCCTCTGTGAGATACCCTCTCTACTGCCACTCTCTTGCTCATCCACATATGTGAATGACATCATGACAACTGTGGCTGACATATTCTTTGCAGTTCTGAATTTCCTGCTCACTATGATATCTTATGGCTTCATAATCTTCAGCATCATGGCAATCCAGAGTACAGAGGGCAAAAAGAGAGCTTTTGCCACCTGCTCTTCTCACCTCATTGTAGTGACCATGTACTATTCCACTGTCATCTATGTCTACCTAAGCCCAGGTTCCAGTTACTGCCCAGACACAGGCAAGATCATGGCTGTGCTTTACTCCACAGTGAGTCCCTCTTTGAATCCTCTTATCTATACTTTGAGGAATAAGGATGTTAAAAAGGCCCTCAGAaaactctttatctttttcaagaGGAAATGA